CATACCCTCGGTTAAACCCGAGAAGAATTTTTGCTGTGCCATGCCAGTGGCGCACCAACACCTTACTTCTCACGTTCGTACACTCAAACGGCAGCCGTACTTTGCTCAACCGGTTACGGGTACTATCGTTCCAGTAATAAATCACTACACCGTTACAAGTGTGAACCACAAACTGCACAACCACCCGGAGCGGAACCTCCGAAAGGGTTTGGAAAATCGTACGGCAGCGTGGGGGCGTACTACTGCCacactactgctactactactactacttcttgCCGCCCATCACCGTCCcgcatttcactttcattccgCTCTGTTTCCTGTGTGCTattcgatacaaaaaaaaagaaacactttaCACGGATTCTTTCTGTTTCAccggattttgttttatgcctTTCTCcgagtttgatttatttctttgctCGCTTGCTTTGGTTTAACTTAACAACAACactgtgtgtgcctgtgtgtgtgggaacGGATACGGTTCCCTCCGAGAGTGGTCCGGTTCGTTCCACTGTGCGCACCTGAGTGAGCGAACGTGCGCCCCACGCTGAACACCGAAGGCAGTAGCCTACCTACGGATCAGCGCAATCCGTAACCGTTTGTCTCGCTCCCTatttctctgtctctctttctcgctccaATGCGCGATCGAACCGTTCGCATACACATTCTTAGGTGGCGCTCTCTACAATTATATGTGCGCGTAACGAATGTGGAACGGTATTGTTGGGGCCCGCTAAGAAGAATGTACCGATCGAATCAATTTGGATGTTAAGAACAGTGCGGAGAATAGAAGTATGCGTATTAAACTTTGTATAAAAtgagattattatttttgtgtttagcTGCGAAAGGAGTTACTTTATCTCGTCATCTTGTCTCGACACAAAGTTACACGGATCATATTCCATGCAGTTCCTctcatacacatacacaaacttGTAATGATCGAACGGTATCTCCCTCAATAACTGGATTTACTTCCATCTCGCTCTCCACTGGGCTAGACGAGATCATAACGATGCAATCATCAATCTTGTAAAGCAAACGTGGTTCTTGCGGACCGTGAAGATGCTTATTTGTCACCCGAATATTCATACTACTGTAACAGTGGAGTAGTATACTCGATTACGTCTTCATTGCAATTTTTGTTGcacaaaatcataaataagAAAAGGAATCATACTGACACACAATAGCCCGAGATAACCCCGGAGAGGTCGTCGATATATAGCCGGGTCGCATTCTTTGTGCCACCGTCTCACTCTCACTTTCATTTGCATCCACCGATTTCCTCACAGTGCTCCGGCAGTGGTGTGTTGGAGGTGAAGTCCTCTGTCCCACCTCTTGCACCAGCACAGAACGCCCGTTTTATGGTgcatacccccccccccccccccccccccccccccccccccccccccccccccccccccccccgcaaAAGGGTTCCCCACTACCCAATCCAACATCAACCCACGTAGCCATCTGCATATGATTAGACACCCCAGGGACCAGGACCGTTAAAAAGGTGGATGACGGTTCTCCGCCACCAATGCATCTGGGGTTCGATGTTGCAATCTGCGcgcggacacacacacagacacggtGGTGAACTATTTTCGGCTGCCGGTGCTGTAAAGTGTGTGGTGCAGGCCCTTTTGCGGTGCAACACTCCCGTGCACACCCTCGACATGAACGGCGATTTTAACGCCTCCGCCGCAACATCAATAAGGCAAACCTTGCACGATCGTGTATGCAAatgagctgctgctgctgcggtggAAGTGTGGAGGAGCACAACATTGGCCATACCGTTGTGGGGCAATGGGTAGAACGAGACACCAAGGTGTTTTGCGCGAGGAGAAGGCAGTGCCCACCTACGAAAGACGTTACGAATTCTGGTAGACTTTGGCACTGCTGGTGCCGCGCGTTGTTGTCTTGGGACaattggagttttgtttttatgtccGCTTGAAGGAATGATTTTCGCTTTGcatttttggttggtgtcgGATGTTGAAGTAAGGCAAGCAGCTTCCAACATCTGACGGCGGTGGGAATATGTAGCAAATGGTATTCTGGTAGGAATTACATTCAAACAGAAATTTGGTAACCAATAATCTTATCAGTGTGTCCAAGTTCTCGAATGGTATTGAAGTGATTCAGATGTATTTTATCTTAATTCGTAGTTAGAGGAGTAGGATATAGATCTAGGGAGATAGTAATACAAGTCTTCACACCAAAGAACTGTTACGAAATCTCATTCAGCTCcagggtaaataaagtcaacaaagctaaagaaagaaatgttgACTTTGTAGTGCCACAGAACGAAGAAGTTCCAATATCTGAATGCCTTACGAAGAACTAGCTACAGAGTAAAGTTCTTGGCACACTCAATAATATATCTCCACCAGGAAGTTGGAGACCCTCTTTAGTGGTGTTGGGACATATTTTTGGAACAGCAAACAGTGCCCAAACTCCACCGGGAAACCACTGGAAATCTCAAATATTGATACTCTGGAGGAGTATTTCGCTGAAACAATATTACTCATTCCCGCTGTTCGGTTATTGATGTTGGTGATTCGGCCTTCCTGTGcgtttaaacaaaacaaaaactcccaaaagcaaagcaatccgggaaacgcaaaaaaacaaatatggtTGTGGGACTGAACCACGCTTTAGGCGCGGTGGTCTTTTGGGTTAGTAAAGTTGACAGTCTTTAACTTCCCGTCGCCTCGCCCACCGCCCGGAAAGTTGTGGACATGAAGAGAGACCAAATCCAAACCCGACCATATAACGCGCCCCCGCGTCCGTCAGTTTTGCTTTGCGGGCTGGTTATGAGTTTGCTTCATATAATGTCTAACCTTGACACTCTCTCACCAGTGCGCCTCCTGTTAAAAAAAGACCTTCCATCATTACCCTTGTCggtcttttcttcttttgttctGGGTTGGATATGGTGTTGGTTGTTCATCGCCCACATCGCCTCCAGATGACATATGGCGTCTCTTCCGTGAGATGTAATTCCATTTGTTCGTTATTGCGGGAGTCTAAACAtggatgtgatttttgttttatgcgaGGTCGGGACGAGCTAAAAATGGGCAAGAAAGAAGACTGCATAGTTTAGACGTAGCTTTCGAGCAGCAAACTCCCtcaaacggaagaaaatgatATGCTGCTACCTACCTGAATGATTGCCGAGCGAAAGATAAgcgatatttttgtttcgcataaCGCCGCTGAAATGTGGCTAGCAGCGCCATCTATTGACGTATTTGAATGTAAAAGGTGTGTCTTGGATCGATCTGTTGCACAGTTGCGCCCTCTATCGGCAGCAAATGGAAACAGCTACGTACCGGTGGTTACCATTAGCGCCCCCTATCACGCGGAACACAGCAGTTTGATAACAAAAGCAGTGTTTTGTACTCCTTCTTTACAGAGCGTACCGATGTTCTTACCGGTCATGCGTGGGACGCTAACGCTGCCGGCCAACCGCGACCCGGAAGTTCTTGAACGTCTGCAGCCCACACATCTCATCAACATGTGCAGCCGGCTGCAGTCACACTTTAACACCTGCGCCATCCACGTATCGtccgagcagcagcagataaCAAACCGGATCAAGGAGGTGAAGGACGCTGCGGATTCGCAACTAATCCAGAACACACGGCCCTGCAATAAGTGTTTGCTCaactgtgctttttttttttgcaggtggATCAGGAGGTATCGAGCGCACTGGCACAGTTGGTACAGAAGCAAAAGCTCTACACATCGTACGCGGAAACGTTCTCGAAGGTGCGTCAGATTTCCCAGCAGCTGACGCGCTGCAACGACATACTCAATCAAAACATCGAGAGTATGGAGTATCTGAACAATCTGCTCAGCGTGGAGGATCGTCTCGAGCCGTTCGTGTGGAAAACCGAGTaaagtgtgcatgtgtgcatgGAGAATGGTTCGCGTGGACAGCTGCACGCGTCGCTAAGCAGGCAGGTGTGCGAAGCGAGACACCATAGTATAGGTGTTAAAGTAATGGAAAGTTTCGGCAGTGCATGATTAGTGATATAAGAAAGAAACACCGCACGCGTggacgtgtgcgtgtgtacggcCCTTGGGTAAGGTAACTAGCTAACCGAGCGGTAGTTGCTTTGCGAAATTGAAAGTGAACACAGCAGTAACAAACTAACGCTCGAAACACCGTGATGGTTCTAGTCGAAGAAGCGCGTGCAATATAGAGGAGACAATGCAGAAGTTGTAGGGTAAGCAATAATGTAACGAATAGTGTAATCATTGATTGGAGCTATTGTAGTGGAAAACCATTCTCAAAAAACCTTCGGAACGCaaacacagaaacaaacaaaaaataacgcaGAGCACACACAACGGTGTATGAGTGGTGTATAGTTGTAATTGCTGTACTACGAGCGTTCTCGTAAATGGAAGGCATCGGCCCACCCATTTATGCACTAATAAAGGTGACACTCCCCCGTCCTCTCCCCCTCTAATCTGTTCCTTCTTATCACCCACATTCCCCCCCTCCTCGTATTGTCCTATGTTTCGGTTTTCTATGTATAATACCCTCCCCAGTTTTAGCTAgtcttaaaaacaaacaaaaaaccaaacgtcTTCCGTGTGTCCAGTCCATACCTACGAGTACATCCGACCCTTAAGCTCCGCTCGGATAAAAGAGAAGAGCGCACAGGTAGTACGCCAGCAGCAACCCGGCTAGCTGCAGGGCACGCTTGAACCAAAGCAATCGCCGGAGTTTGGCCCGTGCCTGCTCGAGACTGTCCATATCGTCCTTCAGCACAAACCGGCGAATTCCGAGCATGTACGCCTCGATGTACGCCTCCCAGTCCAGTCCGGTTACGTCACAGCGGAACCCATCGGCCGCCCGGTCCCGGCGCACCCGGCCCCCAAGCCGGCGCAGATTCCCGTTCCGGAAGGTCCACTCGTGCATGGCGAAGAACTCCCCCGTATCGGCGGCACGCTGGAATCGTCGGGCGAGTCGTGCCATTATCGGTTGTCCACCCCGGGCCCGGACGAGCGCATCGAACAGGTAGGCGGGCAGAAAGTGTAGCAGCAGCTCGACCAGCTTGTGTACGAGCCGGTTCGTCCGGAACCGGAAGCCTGGGTAGAGCAGCACGTGCTTGGTGGGATTGCGGACGGCACAGCTCTGCGTGATACGGCCGTACTCGTGCCACTTGATGCCGTTCACCTGTCCGGACGTACAGTTGTACACGCGTATCGGTGTTACCCTGCGAAAGCGTGAGAAGAGTGCGCATACGTGATTTTGGAGGAATTCTTCGGAAAAGCCCAAGGAGGATCGGTGGATTTCGTACGTGGTATTAGCGTTTTCCCAGGCGGCTGCGATCAGTGTGTTGCAGACGATGTCGACCGGGATGACGTCCATGGTGCAGCGTTCGTCACACATGATACTGCTGATGGTACCACGTCCAATTTCCATCATGATTCCTGCGGAAGAAAATACGTGTGAGCTGCAAAGCTTCTTTGGGGTTTTTGAGGAATAATGATCTTCCGATTGAggaaacttttcatttcaaaaagCCTGTCATTACAATGTATGATAGACAATCCATTCTCCACTCAAAATATCTGTCGAAGTTGGAGTTATAGTGTCCTCCTGATTATAGACACTTGGACTTTGTCCAACACTGGAGAAAGCTTCTTAAACTCTTATCCAAAGAGCTCCAAATTAGATTCCGGCCAGAATTCTGTAGACTTGTCATGACTGATAGACACCGAATGACAGAACCCGTGAATCCTTTCTAGGTctgacagaggaggcgtgatAAGTTCAAGTTGAGTTGGAGCGATAGCGTTGCGTCCcccaggaaaaaaagcataggATCTGATGTTGAAAGAGTAGGGCACTCGACCCGTCATCAGTTCAGCGAGTACTTGCAGCAGGTTGAGAAAGCTACTACTCAGTACGATGTCATGATACGCACCTGTTATGCCGTGCACATTATCAATCCAGCCCGGGTAAGGTTCGGCGACTGCACCGGTCACAATGGAGGGACGCACGATGCAGAGTGGCAACCGTTCCGCGTACTGTGCGACCAGCTGCTCCGTAATGGCCTTCGTCAGCGTATACGTGTTTGGGTGGGCACCCTGCAGTTGGGTGGCAATCGCACCAATCACCTCACCGGGCAGCAGCTGCACACACTGGATGAAGCGTTCCGGATCCATCGGTGGTGGGTACACCACCTCATCGACCTCACGCCGGCACGCATTGCTGTACGCCGTTGAAACATGCACCACACTCTGTAACAAATTggcgaaatgaaaataattgcagtgtgggtgtgtgtgtgtgtgtgtgggaggatGTCGGCACACCCAGCCGATGTTTTGATCTCACCTGCAGCTGACGCATCCCGGTGCAGAGTTCCAGCAGCTGCTTCGTGCCGATCGTGTTCAAAATGGCCGCCTCGACCAGCGCTTCGTTGAAGCGTACCGTTGCGGCGACGTGAAACACGACGTGCACTCGCTCCAGCAGCGTCCTACGGTCAGATTCGCTCAGTCCGAGCAGCGGTAGCGAGATGTCACCACCGACGCATATCAGCTTCGTGAGGAGCTGCGGCGTCTTGGACCGAATCCGCTCGAACACCGGATGGCGCACGAACTCGCGGTAGCGCTGTTCGCTCGTAAGGCCACGCTTCGGACGCAACAGGATGTAGACGGCGCTGACCCCTTCGCAGGCACGCAGCAACTTCTCGATCAGCACCTTCCCGAGGAATCCGGTCCCACCGGTTACCAGCACGCTCTTCCCATCGTAGAACGGTACCAGCGCGTCCGTCACCTCCGCCAACTCCTCCACATTGTTGTTCTCGTCCAGCTGCAGGTGTTTTGCCTTAACCGGGTGCGAATGTTCCGTGTCCAGTGGCGCTTCTGCCAACATTGTGCCGTTTCGGGATGGTTGCGTTGCGTTTCGAAATGTGTGTCGGACGAGTTCAGCGTGCACACTCAGCAATGTTGCATGACGCGCGATGGGTGGTACCGATGTGGGGTTTCCACCTCGTTGAGTGTTCTAATCTCGCTGCGGGTATCTGCGTGTGACAGATGAAAGCAGACGCATTTTAGTGACCGAATGCAGTGAGCCGTGGTATCGTCTAATGTGGCCACTCATCTCGTGTCCACCCAACTCAACGCAAGGCCCACATCTCCCGCCTCAGTAACCTCGGACCAACAGCTGAATGTGGCCCTGAACTGATGGAGCATTACTtccggggggtttttggggtgttGGAGATGTAGGTAGACGAGCGTACACGGCGACTTGTGACGCGTAATAGAGCCCACCAAAACGGTCACATAAACCACCCCCGTACACCTAGGGAACTCGGTACCGTTTTTAAAGATGGCAGACTGGGGGGAGGTCTCTTGTAAACCGTAGTGCCGCGCACGTAACGAGCCTGCTCGGTGCAGGCTTTCCATTCCCACCTGCATTTTACCCATCATCCGAACCAGTTTGCACCAGCGCCGGAGAGAAAAAGAGCGAAAGTATGCAGTTTTTCGCACGTCTCAGGAATCTCAATCTCCCACCCTGCTTGCACATTGCTCTTTCACGCCAAATTCCCCTATTTAATGCCGCCAATAAACCGGCCCGTTGCAAAACCGGCGTGAAAGTGACCGAGAACAAGACCCCGggttgggtgggaaaaaaaagggtggAAACGGCAGGCAAATGCAACGGGGTCGGTCTGCAGTTACACGATCGGGGCACCGTGGCAGCAGCAGGATCCAGCAATTCAGCCCGGTGGGTTACTGTGGCGGGAAAATCTAACTTTCCTCGCTATTTGGACGACACGGTATCGCAAAGGAGTTGTTATGACGATCGCAAAAGAAGCGGGACACTTGCGTAACCGGCGTGTGTAAGGTTTTGGTG
This sequence is a window from Anopheles marshallii chromosome X, idAnoMarsDA_429_01, whole genome shotgun sequence. Protein-coding genes within it:
- the LOC128718980 gene encoding putative fatty acyl-CoA reductase CG5065; amino-acid sequence: MLAEAPLDTEHSHPVKAKHLQLDENNNVEELAEVTDALVPFYDGKSVLVTGGTGFLGKVLIEKLLRACEGVSAVYILLRPKRGLTSEQRYREFVRHPVFERIRSKTPQLLTKLICVGGDISLPLLGLSESDRRTLLERVHVVFHVAATVRFNEALVEAAILNTIGTKQLLELCTGMRQLQSVVHVSTAYSNACRREVDEVVYPPPMDPERFIQCVQLLPGEVIGAIATQLQGAHPNTYTLTKAITEQLVAQYAERLPLCIVRPSIVTGAVAEPYPGWIDNVHGITGIMMEIGRGTISSIMCDERCTMDVIPVDIVCNTLIAAAWENANTTVTPIRVYNCTSGQVNGIKWHEYGRITQSCAVRNPTKHVLLYPGFRFRTNRLVHKLVELLLHFLPAYLFDALVRARGGQPIMARLARRFQRAADTGEFFAMHEWTFRNGNLRRLGGRVRRDRAADGFRCDVTGLDWEAYIEAYMLGIRRFVLKDDMDSLEQARAKLRRLLWFKRALQLAGLLLAYYLCALLFYPSGA